The DNA segment CCCTGCGGGCCGGGACCGTACTCCCTCTGGGCCGGGAACCGTAGGCGCCCCTTGACTCAGTGTCAATGTGCACTCGACACTGGGGGGCGACGGGCAGGAGTGGCCGGACGAACGTACGGGGGTGGGGAAACCTCCGACAGAGAGGCTGTCCCTGAGATGTCCAGACTGCTTGCCGCCGCCCTGACGGTCGCGCTCGCCGCGGTCCTCGCCGTGGGTGCCGCGCTCGGCGTGGTCGCGCTGCTCGAGGCCCGGCCCGACCAGCCGAACACACCGTTGATCACCTACGAACAAGCGGGCCAGGGGAGCTGACCGGTGACGGCGTCCAGAACCGTCGCGGCCCGCTCCGCCTGGCACGACGTACCGCGCACCCAGGTGCACCGGTTCGCCGAGACCGCCATGGCCGAGATACCCGGACTCGCCGAAGAGATCATGAGCGAGATCCAGCGCGAGTACCCGGAGCTCCCCGTCGTCCTCGACGCCTCGGGCGAACCGATGGCACTCGTCGGCATCCGCCGTGCCATCGAGGTGTTCGTGCAGCACCTCGAGCATGCCGACTACTCGGTCGGCCGTCCCACCGTTCCGCCCGGCATGTTCCACGACTTCGGGCGCGGTGAGGGCCTGCACGGACGGTCGCTCGACTCGCTCCAGGCGATCTACCGGCTCGGTGTCCGGCTGGCCTGGCGCCGGCTCGCCGAGATCGGCCAGCGCATCGACATCCCGCCCCCCGCGATGTACGAACTCGTCGACGCGGGCTACGAGTACCTGGACGGACTGGTCGACCAGTCCGTACGCGGCTACGCCGAGGCGGCCGCCCGCCAGGCCGGGGAGCGGCTGCGGCTGCAGCGCCGGCTGATGGAACTCCTGCTCACCGAGCACCATCGGGGCGATCCCGCCGACGCGCTCGCCGAGCGGGCCGCCCGCATCGGCTGGCCGCTGCCCGGGAAGGTCGCGGTGGGCGTGCTGCGGCGCCCCGCGCGCGAGGCGGTCGCGCCCGCCGTGGGCCAGGAGGTGCTGCTCGACATGGAGTCCGAGCAGCCCCGCATGATCGTCCCCGAGCCGGACGCCGCCGGCCGCTCCGAACTGCTGCACCGCGCGCTCACCGGCTGGTCCGGAGCGATCGGCCCGCCGGTGCCGCCGGCCGACGCGGCGAAGTCGCTACGCTGGGCCGAGGCCGCCCTGCGCCTGATGAAACGCGGACTGCTGCCCGACGGTGAGATGCTGCGCTGCACCCGGCACACCGAGGCGCTGGTGCTGCTCCAGCCCGAGGAACTCATCGACGACCTCGCGCTCAAGTGCCTCGCCCCGCTGGGCCACTGCGCCCCCACGAACGCGAGGCGGCTCGCGGAAACGCTGCTGGCGTGGCTGGAGACCCGGGGCGGCGCGCCCGAGGTGGCGGCACGGCTCGGCGTGCACCCGCAGACCGTCCGCTACCGGCTGCGGCAGATCCGCGAACTGTGGGGAGACGAGATCGACGACCCGGACCGCCGCTTCGAACTCGAACTGGTCCTCCGCTCCCAACGCCTCCGCGGCGAGCTGGGAGCCCCCGGCCCCCGCCGCTGAACGGGGCGACCGCCCCGGCGGGACCCGGGGGGCGGGAACCGTGTCGGCTCCTCGGCAGGCCATTGCCCGGGTGGGGCCGGATGGTTAGCCTGTGTGTTCGTCATTCCGATCGCCTGTTGATATCTCGAACGGGCTGAGACACAGGGAGGGGGGCCGGTCGTGGGACGCCTTGTACCAGCGGTGACCCGGGCTCTCGACATTCTCGAACTCTTCCTCGACGGGGACGGGGTGCTCTCCGCCCCCGACATCGTGCGCAGGCTCCAGCTGCCGCGCACCACCGTGCACGAACTGGTGACCACGCTCGCCGCCCGGAAGTACATCGTCCCGGTGACCGGCCAGCCAGGCCGCTACCGGCTCGGCGTCCGCCCGTACCAGCTCGGTGCCCGCTACGCCGAGTACCTCGACCTCGCCGCCGAGGGCCAGCAGGTGGCCCGGACCGTCGCCGAGACCTGCGACGAGACGGTGCACGTGGCGATCCTGGAGGACACCGACGTCATCTACATCGCCAAGGTGGACTCCACCCACGCGGTGCGGATGGTGTCCGCGGCCGGCCGTCGGCTGCCCGCGCACTGCACCTCCGTGGGCAAGATGCTGCTGGCCTCCCTCCCGGAGAGGGAACTCGCCGCGCGCCTGCCCGACGACGCCGGGCTGGCCGCGATGACCCCCAACAGCATCACCGACCCGGCCGCCCTGCGCGAGGCCCTCGCGGAGATCCGCGCCCGGGGCGTCGCGGTGGAGAGCCGCGAGTCCAACCCGGACGTCAGCTGCGTGGCCGCCCCGGTCCGCGACCGCACCGGACAGGTGGTCGCCGCTCTGTCCATCTCCGTACCGATGATCCGCTGGAGCGACGACCGTCTCGCCGAGCTGGAACAGCTCGCCGCCAAGGGCGCCGACGACCTGTCCGAGCGCCTCGGCCACCGGAGGGTGTCATGACGACGAAGAGCGATGCCACCCCGTACGAGGTCGCGGTCCGGGCGGAGTCCGCCCTGGGCGAGGGCCCCACCTGGGACGCGGCGGCCGGCCGCCTCCTGTGGATCGACATCCTGGGCTCCCGGATCCACACCTACGATCCGGCCACCGGCCGGCGCACCCTGCGCCGCGGCGAACAGCACGTGGGCGCGGTCAAGCCGCGTGCGGGCGGCGGCCTGGTCCTCAACCTGCGGGACGGCATCGGCCTGCTCGACCCCGACGACACCTTCCGCTGGCTGCGCCACGAGCCCGTCCCCGGCCGCCGCGGCAACGACGCCGCCGTGGCCCCCGACGGCGCCCTGTGGACCGGCACCATGCGCTACGACGAGGCCGTCGCCGGTGGCACGCTCTCGCGCGTCACCGGCGACGGCACCGCCGAACCCGTCCTCGACGACGTGACGGTGAGCAACGGCACCGGCTGGAGTCCCGACGGGCGTCTGATGTACTACATCGACACCCCCACCCGACGCATCGACGTGTTCGACCACGACCCGGACACCGGCAGGGTCACCGGCCGGCGCCCGCTGGCCGAGGTCGAGGACGGCGCGGGCTTCCCCGACGGCCTCACCGTCGACGCCGAGGGCTGTGTGTGGGTGGCGCTGTGGGACGGCGCGGCGGTACGCCGCTACACCCCGGCCGGCGCCCTGGACCGGGTGATCGGCCTCCCGGTCCCGCGCGTCACGGCCTGCGCCTTCGGCGGCCGGGACCTGACCGACCTGTACATCACCACGGCCCGGGTGGGCCTGGACCCCGCACCCCCGCTGGCCGGCTCGCTCCTGGTCGTCCCGGGCGCGGGCGAGGGCGTGGCCCAGCCCGCCTTCGCGGGCTGAAGCAGGGCCCGGCTCCCCTCCGGGGCGACCCTCCTGCTCAGACCCCCGTGCGATCCAGCCGCTCGAGGACCTTCCGCTCGCCCGGAGTCATCGGCGGCAGGGCCGACGGGGGCAGCGGGGAGCCCGCGAGGGCGGCGAGCACCGTGGCCGGGTGGAACATCCGGGCCGGGGGCGTCCGCAGACCGGTGACGCCCCAGAGCGTGGAGGCGGCCGGGTACGAACCGGTGGCCGCCCGTGTGACGCGCCGTGTGTACGCGGAGACGACGCGGTCGGCGGCGGTCGGCGTACCACCGCGCACCCCCGGGTACAGCACGTCCTGGCTGACCGCCATGGCCCAGGCCCCCTCCGCCACCCGTGCCGCACCCCGCTGCACCCGCCGGGCGAGACCGGGCGCGCCGAGGTCGCCCGCCACCCCGTTCAGCTCCCGGCCGAGGACCTGCGCGCCGAACGCGGCCACCGACATGCCGTGCCCGTACGCCGGGTTGAAGGTGGCCAGCGCGTCCCCGAGCGCCACGAAGCCGTCCGGCCACCGGGGCACCCTCTCCAGATACCGCCGCACATTGCTCGTCGACCGGCTCAGATGGATGTCGGTGAGCGGCTGAGCGCCGGAGACCAGCCGGCCCACGATCGGGTCCGGCAGGTCGAGCATGTACCGCAGGAAGCCCTCCGGGTCGGCGGGCGGCTCACCGCCGCGCGAGCCGCCGCAGCTCACCAGCCACCGGCCGCCCTCGACGGGCATGACCATCGCGCTGCGCGCCGGCCGGGAGACGAACGGGTTCGCCTGCACGATCGTCAGCGGGAACCTTTCTGCACCCTCCGGAACCCGGTACAGGCGCGACGCGTTGACCAGCCCGGAGTCCACGGTCCGCTTCCGGATGCCGGACAGGCCGAGCTCGTTCAGCCAGGGCACGACCCGCGTACCGCGTCCGCTCGCGTCGACGACGAGGTCCGCGTCGAGTTCCTCGTCACGGTGTTCGCCGTCGTCGGCCACCGCCACCCGTACCCCGTGCACCCGCCCGGCGGAGCCGGTCAGCCCGGTCACCGCCGCCCTGCGGATCTCCACCGGCGCGTGTTCCAGCACCGCGGTCCGCATCACCCAGTCCAGCAGCGGCCGGGTGCACGTCAGCATCACCGGTCCCGCGCGCCGCCACCGCCGCAGCCAGCCCTCGGAGGTGAGGGCCAGCATGCCCGAACTGAGGGAGACCTCGTGCGCCCCGGCGGCGAGCAGCCGCCCCCGGGGATCCCCGCCCGGCAGCAGCTCCTCCATCGCGTCCAGCCCGCCCGGCATCAGCAGATGCGCGTGGTGCCCCTGCGGCAGGCCCCGGCGGTGCCCGGGGGCCTCGGGCAGATCGTCACGGTCCAGCACGATCACCTCGTCCGCTCCGGTGTCGGACAGGGCGGCCGCGGCCAGCATGCCGGCCAGCCCGGCACCGATGACGACAGCTCTACGCGACATGGGGCTCCTCGGGTTCTGCCATGGGTCCAGCCATGGAGTTCGGCCCCGCGCCGTCGGGTGCGGGGGGCATGAGGGGTGAGGTGGCGGCGGTGGCGTCGGCGGGAGGGCGGTCCCGCACGCGTTCCAGCGCCTGGGCGAGTTCCACCAGACCGCTCGTGCCGGACACCTCGGTGGCGTGCAGCCGGTAGCTGCCGTCGGCCTCGGGCGGTTCCTCGCGGGCGGCGGCCCGGCGCGCGGCATCGGCGA comes from the Streptomyces sp. KMM 9044 genome and includes:
- a CDS encoding SMP-30/gluconolactonase/LRE family protein encodes the protein MTTKSDATPYEVAVRAESALGEGPTWDAAAGRLLWIDILGSRIHTYDPATGRRTLRRGEQHVGAVKPRAGGGLVLNLRDGIGLLDPDDTFRWLRHEPVPGRRGNDAAVAPDGALWTGTMRYDEAVAGGTLSRVTGDGTAEPVLDDVTVSNGTGWSPDGRLMYYIDTPTRRIDVFDHDPDTGRVTGRRPLAEVEDGAGFPDGLTVDAEGCVWVALWDGAAVRRYTPAGALDRVIGLPVPRVTACAFGGRDLTDLYITTARVGLDPAPPLAGSLLVVPGAGEGVAQPAFAG
- a CDS encoding FAD-dependent monooxygenase, giving the protein MSRRAVVIGAGLAGMLAAAALSDTGADEVIVLDRDDLPEAPGHRRGLPQGHHAHLLMPGGLDAMEELLPGGDPRGRLLAAGAHEVSLSSGMLALTSEGWLRRWRRAGPVMLTCTRPLLDWVMRTAVLEHAPVEIRRAAVTGLTGSAGRVHGVRVAVADDGEHRDEELDADLVVDASGRGTRVVPWLNELGLSGIRKRTVDSGLVNASRLYRVPEGAERFPLTIVQANPFVSRPARSAMVMPVEGGRWLVSCGGSRGGEPPADPEGFLRYMLDLPDPIVGRLVSGAQPLTDIHLSRSTSNVRRYLERVPRWPDGFVALGDALATFNPAYGHGMSVAAFGAQVLGRELNGVAGDLGAPGLARRVQRGAARVAEGAWAMAVSQDVLYPGVRGGTPTAADRVVSAYTRRVTRAATGSYPAASTLWGVTGLRTPPARMFHPATVLAALAGSPLPPSALPPMTPGERKVLERLDRTGV
- a CDS encoding IclR family transcriptional regulator; amino-acid sequence: MGRLVPAVTRALDILELFLDGDGVLSAPDIVRRLQLPRTTVHELVTTLAARKYIVPVTGQPGRYRLGVRPYQLGARYAEYLDLAAEGQQVARTVAETCDETVHVAILEDTDVIYIAKVDSTHAVRMVSAAGRRLPAHCTSVGKMLLASLPERELAARLPDDAGLAAMTPNSITDPAALREALAEIRARGVAVESRESNPDVSCVAAPVRDRTGQVVAALSISVPMIRWSDDRLAELEQLAAKGADDLSERLGHRRVS
- a CDS encoding PucR family transcriptional regulator, which gives rise to MTASRTVAARSAWHDVPRTQVHRFAETAMAEIPGLAEEIMSEIQREYPELPVVLDASGEPMALVGIRRAIEVFVQHLEHADYSVGRPTVPPGMFHDFGRGEGLHGRSLDSLQAIYRLGVRLAWRRLAEIGQRIDIPPPAMYELVDAGYEYLDGLVDQSVRGYAEAAARQAGERLRLQRRLMELLLTEHHRGDPADALAERAARIGWPLPGKVAVGVLRRPAREAVAPAVGQEVLLDMESEQPRMIVPEPDAAGRSELLHRALTGWSGAIGPPVPPADAAKSLRWAEAALRLMKRGLLPDGEMLRCTRHTEALVLLQPEELIDDLALKCLAPLGHCAPTNARRLAETLLAWLETRGGAPEVAARLGVHPQTVRYRLRQIRELWGDEIDDPDRRFELELVLRSQRLRGELGAPGPRR